TCTTCACGATTTGGGTCGCCTCTTCCATCCGAGCCTTGGCTTGCAACACCGTCTGATTGCCGCTCATGGCGCGGATGTCGCCGCCGGCACAGAACGCCCTGCCCTTTCCTGCAATGAGCAACACTTTGGTCTCAGGATCATTTTCCAGCTCGTCCAACGCACGCATCAATCCGTCTTTTATGGATGCACTCAACGCATTCAGGGAATCCGGTTCATTGAGATAAATGATGCCGACACCCTGTTCTTTCTCAATCAGAACACTTTCTCCCATGTCGCACCTCCGGAAATGGAAAACTTTCGCTTGTCACGCCCCAAACGTCTGGGTTCCACGCTATACGAGCGGTTCATACGGAAACACATCAGCAGAAACTTCAAGCGGTGTAAAGCTGTTCTTAAACGCTGGCTTCACGGTCCGGGCAATGCTTTCAACCGTCCATCCTTCTGCGCTGTACGCGGAGCGAATCGGCCGCGGCTGGGAAAAGAGGATGATTTCCTTGCCCCGCACGCCAAAGATCTGTCCGGTGACATCGGCCGCTTCGTCACTGGCCAGGAAAGCCACGACAGGCGCAATATGTGCCGGTGACATTTGTTGCAGCTTTTCCACCCGGCGTTTCTGTTCTTCGGTCTCCGTCGGAATGGTGCCAATCAGCCGGCTCCAGGCAAACGGCGCAATCGCATTGGCGGTCACATTGTATCGCGCCATATCCAGCGCGGTGATCTTTGTCAGACCGACAATTCCCATCTTGGCCGCGCCATAGTTGGCTTGCCCGATATTCCCGATCAGCCCGGATGTGGAGGTAAAATTGATGAATCGTCCGCTTTTCTGCTGCTTGAAGATGGGCGCCGCTGCCCGTGTCAGGTTAAAGCTGCCTTTTAAGTGAACCGCGATGACGGCGTCCCATTCCTCTTCAGACATGTTGAAAATCATGCGATCACGCAGAATGCCGGCATTGTTGACGACGATGTCCAATCGGCCAAAGGTATCCAGGGCTTGCTGAACCATTTTTTGTCCGTTTTCAAACTCCGCCACCGAATCGTAATTGGCGACAGCTTCACCGCCAGCTTCCCTGATTTCCTGAACCACTTGGTCAGCCACTTTGACATCGTTGCCGCGGCCATCCGCACCGCCGCCCAGGTCGTTGACGACAACCTTGGCGCCTTCCCTCGCCATCAGCAAGGCGATCTCCCGGCCAATGCCGCGTCCTGCTCCGGTGACTATGGCTACTTTTCCTTCCAGTTTTCCCATATGTTCATCCTCCTGGTGACATGGATTTATGATGAACTCTTTTTGAATCGTCCCTTGTTCAACCATCCGCCGCCATCGATCACAAAACAGGCTCCTGTGACATAAGCGGCATAATCGCTGACAAGATAGGCCGCCAGATTGGCCACTTCCTGCGGTACCGCGAGGCGATGCAATGGAATCCCTTCCAAAACCGCCTTGGCCTGTTCCGGCGTCGGCCACAACTGCTGGACCGCTCCTGTATCCTCCACCGGTCCCGGCGTGATCATGTTGGTCCGGATGCGATAGGGCGCCCACTCAACCGCCAGCGTCCGCGTCAGCGCCAGCACGCCGGCTTTGGCCGCGGCAGAATGGGCCACATAAGGTCCGCCTGTCCAGGCATAGGTGGCCCCGACATTCAGGATGCTTCCACCGTGACCCTGTTTCACCATCTGTTTTGCCGTCGTCTGGGTGCAATACCAGGTTCCGTTCAGTACAATATTGATCACAGCATTCCAGGCGTTCACCGACATCTCCAGGGAATCGACGATAAAGTTCCCGGCCGCGTTGTTGACCAGGATATCCACCTTACCCAGTTCGTTGACGGTCGTCGTCACCATGTTCTCCACCTGTTCGGGCACGCGGACGTCGGTTTGCACCGTAATCACCCTGGTTCCAAACGCTGCGATCTCATGCGCCGCCTTCTCGAGATTTTCTTTCTTCCGGCTGGCAATCACGATATCGGCACCCAGGCGGGCGAACTCCTTGGCCATCGCCTTGCCCAACCCGGTCGCGCCGCCTGTGATAATGGCCACTTTGCCTTCCAAAGCCCCTTCCGGCAGCATCGGCTGCCTGTATCTTTCTTCTGTCGTCATCCTCTTTTCCTCCCTTCTTTCCAAATCCACTCCTGAAAGAATCATGAAATTTTACCGACACAGAAACATTATACCATTTCCGAGACTTATTTGAACTGAAAGTTTTTAAGGCAGTTCCAGCCCTTCTTCCTGGAGCAACTTTTTGAAATCATTCATCATTTCTTCTCCTTCGTACCCTTTCTTGTTGGCATCCTCTACCCATCTATCCCACTGTGCCTTGGCGTGTCGCTTGAATTCCTTTAATTCTTCCGGCGTCAGCGTGATCACTTCTCCCTTGCCCTCGACCAGCTTTTCCAGTTCCCGATACGACTGTTCCCGCTCTTTTACATAGCTTTCATTATAGAGATCAACCAGCTTTTTGTTGAAGTCCTCGTCAAACATCCGTTTCAAATCATCAGGCAATTTGTCATAGAAGCCCTTGTTCATCACTGCGATCAGCGGCGTCACCGACACACCGATTTTGGTAATGTACGGGGCCACCTCGTAAAACTTGTTTCCCACCCCTCCGATAGGTGAATAGAAGGTCATGTCCAGCGTCTTTTTTTGCAAAGCTTCATAGGTTTCAGTCACGGATACAGACACTGGCGTGGCGCCTAACGATTTAATCAATTCGCTCTCCGACTTGCCCTGTGTGCGAAACTTTGCTTTTTTCACATCTTCCGCTTTGCGTATCGGCTTGGTGCTGAACAAATCATATGGATCACTGAAGACGAGGCCCATCAGCACCACATCGTTGAACGCATCTTTGGCATATTTTTCGCCCATCTTGCTGACGACCTTCACCGCAGAGATGGAATCAGGGAATGCAAACGGCAGATTCCCGATGGTATAGGGGAACAAGTCGGAATCGTAATAATAGCTCACGGGCACCAAGCCAACGTCATACACACCGCCTTTCACATCCTCCCAGACCGACTTGGCGGCACCGAGCGTTGCGCCATGATACAGATTCACCTTGATCCGGCCATTGGTTTTTTCCTCGACGTGCTTCTTCCACGGTTCCAGGACATTATACACATAATGGTGGGTAGAGGGCGCCCAGTTCCCCACGTTCAATTCGAA
This genomic stretch from Bacillus thermozeamaize harbors:
- a CDS encoding 3-hydroxyacyl-CoA dehydrogenase translates to MGKLEGKVAIVTGAGRGIGREIALLMAREGAKVVVNDLGGGADGRGNDVKVADQVVQEIREAGGEAVANYDSVAEFENGQKMVQQALDTFGRLDIVVNNAGILRDRMIFNMSEEEWDAVIAVHLKGSFNLTRAAAPIFKQQKSGRFINFTSTSGLIGNIGQANYGAAKMGIVGLTKITALDMARYNVTANAIAPFAWSRLIGTIPTETEEQKRRVEKLQQMSPAHIAPVVAFLASDEAADVTGQIFGVRGKEIILFSQPRPIRSAYSAEGWTVESIARTVKPAFKNSFTPLEVSADVFPYEPLV
- a CDS encoding 2,4-dienoyl-CoA reductase, encoding MEGKVAIITGGATGLGKAMAKEFARLGADIVIASRKKENLEKAAHEIAAFGTRVITVQTDVRVPEQVENMVTTTVNELGKVDILVNNAAGNFIVDSLEMSVNAWNAVINIVLNGTWYCTQTTAKQMVKQGHGGSILNVGATYAWTGGPYVAHSAAAKAGVLALTRTLAVEWAPYRIRTNMITPGPVEDTGAVQQLWPTPEQAKAVLEGIPLHRLAVPQEVANLAAYLVSDYAAYVTGACFVIDGGGWLNKGRFKKSSS